A DNA window from Propionispora vibrioides contains the following coding sequences:
- a CDS encoding NUDIX domain-containing protein, giving the protein MGTLDEKFLDSKFVYDGRLLKVYSDRVLLPNGKESFREIVKHPGAVAVVPVLDNGDIVMVRQYRYPVGDTMLEIPAGKLDPGEAPETCVVRELAEETGYVSGHIRKLTAIYTTPGFSNEVIHIYLATNLVMTEQHTDEDEFINVETYSRKQLKEMVITGVIQDAKTIIGLLLADL; this is encoded by the coding sequence GTGGGGACATTGGATGAGAAGTTTTTAGACTCGAAGTTTGTCTATGACGGTCGTTTGTTAAAGGTATATTCAGATAGAGTGCTGCTGCCCAATGGCAAGGAGTCTTTCCGGGAAATCGTCAAGCATCCGGGGGCGGTTGCGGTGGTTCCGGTGCTGGATAACGGTGATATTGTCATGGTCCGGCAATACCGGTATCCGGTTGGCGATACCATGCTGGAGATTCCCGCTGGAAAACTCGATCCGGGAGAAGCCCCGGAGACTTGTGTGGTACGGGAGCTGGCGGAGGAAACCGGCTATGTATCGGGGCATATTCGGAAGTTGACAGCCATTTACACTACGCCCGGCTTTAGCAATGAAGTGATTCACATTTATCTGGCCACGAACCTGGTTATGACCGAGCAGCATACCGATGAGGACGAATTTATCAACGTGGAAACCTACAGCAGGAAACAATTGAAGGAGATGGTTATCACCGGCGTGATTCAGGATGCCAAGACCATTATTGGCCTGTTGCTGGCCGACCTATAG